The following proteins come from a genomic window of Miscanthus floridulus cultivar M001 chromosome 2, ASM1932011v1, whole genome shotgun sequence:
- the LOC136514398 gene encoding uncharacterized protein, with product MSCSDDSVEQRRANVEVIMPMPDLDGGVLHSSSGSGAAATASSASPDVATLVERAIAKLPPELAAQAVDTKRKAKSQDPGWKYGWWPDASKKDFVQCIFCKKIVPSGIKRFKQHLAGGYGDAVGCPSAPEVVKKEMADYLKKNSRTILALNPTLGEDEEQQDDATAAEEPAAVPEPSSGTKVKQKKRIAQAAISSFTVTAAPKMSRSVSSMLCKSPEEVVEERHKSKHSQPTLEHCTKKSKEAKVVVDDHVADFFYENRIPLKVINSRSWEVLIESIGQYGPGYRSPSYHDIRVPLLEKAVNRTSELRKKHEEAWKEYGCTIMSDGWTDTSHRHLINFLANSPAGTFFLGSVDASSEIANGPLLADLLEKQIDKVGKEHVVQIVTDNGANFKAAGRLLMERIPHLFWTPCAAHCLDLLLEDIGKIKEFNTCINMAKKVCRFMYKHGRILDLMRDKIGGDLVRPAITRFATSFLTLASMHKNKTGLRNLVVSEEWQATNFSSTTEGRQVENIILSMPFWNKVELCIRATQPLLVALRIADGDETPAAPEIMAAMDHAKAAIKDSLKDKPNLLKEVLEYFDKRWENQMEQQLYGAALYLNPSKYFAIREKDRRQATKLRIMFNQVMWKMVSDDEDQNKISKQADDYERSEGQSFSKPGAIRDRDRKNPILWWGAYGGLTYELQCLAKRIVSLCCSASGCERNWSEFSTIHTKKRNRLEHKRLNKLVYVSYNRKMENRFKNIRELGSKGKRSNPLLLDEFHWENEWVNDNCEPVHEGAANAITWANVDDAIGATQGLEGRNLPRAAAARTAIPAPVRHTYARKRPRNTVAQDLDEIDDEEQDQQVESDSATPMDEDEESAPPPTATANGHGGFHFNDDLLY from the exons ATGAGCTGCTCTGACGACT CTGTGGAGCAACGACGTGCAAACGTGGAAGTGATAATGCCGATGCCTGACCTTGACGGAGGTGTTCTACATTCATCATCTGGGTCAGGTGCAGCTGCCACGGCTTCCTCAGCTAGTCCAGATGTTGCAACACTAGTTGAGAGGGCTATTGCAAAGCTACCTCCAGAGCTTGCTGCCCAAGCTGTTGACACCAAGAGGAAGGCAAAATCACAAGATCCAGGATGGAAGTATGGGTGGTGGCCAGATGCTTCGAAGAAGGATTTTGTGCAGTGCATATTTTGCAAAAAGATTGTCCCCTCTGGAATAAAAAGATTCAAGCAGCACCTTGCCGGGGGGTATGGAGATGCAGTTGGATGTCCTAGTGCTCCAGAAGTAGTTAAGAAGGAGATGGCTGATTACCTGAAAAAGAACTCAAGAACTATTCTAGCTTTGAATCCTACATTAGGTGAAGATGAAGAGCAACAAGATGATGCTACTGCTGCAGAAGAACCAGCAGCTGTACCAGAACCAAGCTCTGGAACAAAAGTCAAGCAAAAGAAGAGGATTGCTCAGGCTGCCATCTCTTCTTTCACTGTCACTGCTGCACCAAAAATGTCCAGATCAGTGAGCTCAATGCTTTGCAAGTCACCGGAAGAAGTAGTTGAAGAGAGGCACAAATCCAAGCATAGTCAACCTACACTTGAGCATTGCACAAAGAAAAGTAAGGAGGCCAAAGTAGTTGTTGATGATCATGTTGCAGATTTCTTCTATGAGAATCGCATTCCATTGAAAGTCATTAATTCTAGAAGCTGGGAAGTTTTGATTGAGTCAATTGGACAATACGGCCCTGGGTACCGCTCACCATCATATCATGATATAAGGGTACCACTGCTTGAAAAGGCTGTGAACAGGACATCAGAGTTGAGGAAGAAGCATGAGGAGGCTTGGAAGGAATATGGCTGCACCATAATGTCCGATGGGTGGACTGACACAAGCCATCGCCATCTCATCAATTTCCTTGCTAACAGTCCAGCAGGGACTTTCTTTCTAGGGTCTGTTGATGCTTCAAGTGAGATAGCAAATGGaccattgttggctgatttgttggagAAGCAAATAGATAAGGTTGGGAAGGAACATGTGGTACAGATTGTCACTGACAATGGAGCCAACTTCAAGGCTGCAGGGAGGCTTTTAATGGAGAGGATCCCACATCTATTTTGGACACCATGTGCTGCCCATTGCTTGGATTTGTTATTAGAGGACATTGGGAAGATCAAGGAATTCAACACTTGCATCAACATGGCAAAGAAGGTGTGTAGGTTCATGTACAAGCATGGGAGGATTCTAGATCTCATGCGAGATAAGATTGGAGGAGATCTTGTGAGGCCAGCTATAACTCGCTTTGCCACTTCATTTCTCACATTGGCAAGCATGCATAAGAACAAGACTGGATTGAGGAATTTAGTGGTTAGTGAGGAATGGCAAGCTACCAATTTCTCTAGCACTACAGAAGGCCGGCAAGTTGAGAACATTATCCTTTCAATGCCATTTTGGAATAAAGTGGAATTATGCATAAGAGCTACACAGCCACTTCTTGTTGCTCTTAGGATTGCAGATGGAGATGAGACACCTGCGGCTCCTGAGATTATGGCAGCCATGGATCATGCAAAGGCTGCAATCAAGGATTCTTTGAAAGACAAACCAAATTTACTCAAAGAGGTACTAGAATATTTTGACAAGAGATGGGAAAACCAAATGGAGCAGCAGTTGTATGGAGCAGCCCTATACTTGAATCCAAGCAAGTACTTTGCCATAAGGGAAAAAGATAGGAGACAAGCCACAAAGCTGAGAATTATGTTTAATCAAGTTATGTGGAAGATGGTGAGTGATGATGAGGACCAAAACAAGATAAGCAAGCAAGCAGATGACTATGAGAGGTCTGAAGGCCAATCCTTCTCAAAGCCAGGAGCAATAAGAGACAGAGATAGAAAAAATCCTA TTCTTTGGTGGGGTGCATATGGTGGCCTGACATATGAACTTCAATGTTTAGCAAAAAGGATTGTTAGCCTTTGTTGTTCTGCATCTGGATGCGAGCGTAATTGGAGTGAATTTTCTACT ATCCATACAAAAAAGAGAAACCGGTTAGAGCACAAAAGGTTAAATAAGTTGGTATATGTCAGCTACAACCGCAAGATGGAAAACAGATTTAAAAACATTAGAGAGCTGGGTTCCaaaggaaagcgatcaaatccacTCTTGCTTGATGAATTTCATTGGGAAAATGAATGGGTCAATGAcaattgtgaaccagttcatgaagGTGCTGCCAATGCTATTACTTGGGCTAATGTGGATGATGCTATTGGTGCAACTCAGGGTCTAGAGGGCCGTAACTTGcctagggctgctgctgctcgtactGCTATTCCTGCCCCTGTGAGGCATACTTATGCTAGGAAGCGTCCAAGGAACACAGTGGCTCAAGATCTTGATGAAATAGATGATGAAGAACAAGATCAGCAAGTAGAATCTGATTCAGCAACACCTATGGATGAGGATGAAGAATCTGCACCACCACCAACAGCAACTGCAAATGGACATGGAGGCTTCCATTTCAATGATGATTTGCTTTATTAG